The Malus domestica chromosome 17, GDT2T_hap1 genome contains the following window.
tccacacacacacactttgcTCATATGTGGCACAATCTAACTATAATTTTTCGTACTCAATTATATGCCGTATAcgcacctatatatatatatagacacacttTGCTCATACGTGGCACAATCTAATTGTAATTTTCCGTACTCAATTATATGCCGTACCTTGGAATCTTCCTAGAAGTTGGAAGAACTTGCCTTCCCTTTTTGTCACCATCGATTACTCTCAGCCTCTCAACTTTGGTTGGCTCCTTCGAGATATTTCATATTTGATCTACCTTAATCCACCAATCAGAAAATTTGGTTTgttcctaaacctaaatggtGAAAATAATTATAAGAAATTCGATTTAGGTCGATAAATAATTTCATCTTTCGGCATATGCCTATgatcattttgttttttagaATACGTCAATTCGAAAAAATCACCTCTCCAACTAAGGTTAATAAAAGGGATACAATTTTTCTCTTCAACTAATTATAAGGTCAATACCACTTATTGAAATTTCTCTTTATCGGGATCTCCTTAAAAGCATACAATGTTTCTTAATataaagagatttttttttgtcaaaatataaaGAGATTATTTACTTTAAAGGGGTTGTTGACTAGGTTAAGTTACACTATGAGTTTGCTATAATAATTTAGTATCGAACGCACCATCCACGAGAGTCAAACCTTAAGATTTTCCACTTAATTACAAGTGGAGAGTAGCATTAGTATTAACATGTGTACGATGGTGATTGGTTATTGGCATAGATTGGTCTAGTTGATGTGAGTTGTTAGAATAGTTTGTTAGAAGGTTAAAGAATTAGTTAATTCGTAAACTTGAGAATTGGGCAACCGGTGTTGTCTCATGTATGAGTATAATTTGTAAGTACTCGCTCATTTTTGTTAGTATAATCAAATCACAAGATATCAATAAAAGCTTTCATTCCTTTtaaaccttcatcttcttctttttgctcTATAATATGGATATACAGTTTGCATATAGTTAATAATTAAACTGTAATACCAAGTGACAAAATCACTCAATATTAATTAACTCAATATCTTAAGAAAGTCATacttaaattaattttgatatgTATGGCTTAAGCATCGTTTGAAAATTGTCTCAATACTTTTAGTGTCTTCaaaatcatatataaaaaaGTGTAAAACCCCAGAAATCCGACTCTTCAGTCCCATCATCTATGTTTATAGGATTCGTTGGAAAACTGAAAGTGGCCGCATTGTTGTCTTTTCTCATTGCCATttttgtttatgtaattttactCTTTTCCTCTGAGGGGAAGGTTCCTTCAAACAAGTGTGTACATAAACCGTATATAACTACAAATGACGGATAAACTACAAATCCAACCCGTATTCTTCACATTAAGAAATGGGGTCATCACTACTTGTCACTTTACCAGTTTACTGTACTTGATGAGATCAACATCTTCTAGTTTCGTCGAATAATTAAGAATAACCTTCCAAACTGATATAATTGTTGAtattgaaatttcggtgaaataaatgtccACAGCACATTAAAGTTTTGACATGCAAGGGTATATGTGGCATGCGCCATGTGTCTCACAAATCCAACGAGTCATCAagaatgacacgtgtcaacatttgCCATAAAagaattaattgatttatttgattttaatttaattaactcaAATATAAATTGATGGAGTCAAATCACGAACCGGCCCACAAATCAAGTCCTGATTTTTTTCATCAATTAATCAAGCCCACAATTAAGGCCAAATCCATTCGTAGGCAAAACTTGGATAGTCTATAAATATGAggctccaagacaaagaagagagGCTAAAAAATCATTCACGCCCAAACGCTGAAGttttgaaactttgaagctctcaagcacTCAAACCCCCAAACACTCAAGAAGGCTCGGAAAACTCGCTGCAGCCTTGGTCAAACCCGTGAAGAACCACCAGGCATCCCTACACATACCCATTCTTCCATTGCCAATAGCCAAAACCTTGCagcatccgttcatccaagatcaagtcatTGCGACCCCTAGATCAACAACACTACACACCTTACatttcagagatcgaatcagatgatcaagttgtaaagagattgtaaccctaaatttacattaatacaaatattttttgtACACGTATTATCTTGTCATTTGTCacagaattttcgtgtttacaatatTATAATTAAGTGACAAACAAGTCTAataatttaaacaaattcaaatatttttattgcttttgggaacttgagaagatttTATCTGGATCCCTTCTATCCGAATTCTCCAGATCTTTCAATTTTTTACATTCTTCGATGGGTGATGGATCCAATTGCCGACCCACCACGTCCACACCATCATTTTCTTGCCTCCGGTTGCCCAAACCTGGAACCAAGTCCtctcaaatagagaaagaaaaggaatagtaaaaaaaaaaagttaattagtTCCTGAAAGTCCAATTTTCGGTTGAACGAACAGAATTGAGAAATTCAGAGGATGCGGATGGAGGATCCAAAGGATCCAATTCTCAAATTTTCATCAACGTATCTCATGACCCGTCAACTGTGAAGGGTAGGACCCTTGTTTTTAGATTCCTCATCAATCTTAATTCTGAGAACATTAAATATTCAGCAGTATAAACTTTCGTCCTTTATCATATCGTTCACATTATTCTTTGCAAAACGTGGTGCACGGGGCTAGCTATTACTAatctatactattattaagagaatcttcctttgtcaaaattttaccattttgttcttattttgctctcattttttatatacaatatttacataaggagggtaaaatactaattttgtatcttttgccccctttttcctattttgccctcacttttgatacacaatacttACATAAGGAgagcaaaatagtaattttgtatcttttgagaaaatgacaattatatccccatttttcctattttaccctcacttttgacacacaatatttacataacgagaacaaaatagtaattatgtaatattaagataaaatatgcacttattaagagaaattgtctcACCAattttttcatactctttttaaaattttaaaaactaatcacactccttaataaaaaaaacaaaatgaaattgttcacacacacaaaatgtgtGCTCATCAACTAGTTTAGTATAAAAGAAGTTgaggttttattttattttatttttaatcaaataCAAAGTTGAGACTTAACTGGGATAGAAAATAACAAGTTTTAAAAATGGGAATTCTGAAAagtaacaaaaataatttatggTTAATGATTCcttttcaattaatttatttacgCTTAAataacatgcaaaataattaataattttgagattcggagagtttGAGTAAATATTAGAAAGCCACTGGTTGTGGCCTGGACCATGTACAACCAACGAAGCAATTGATATTCTTCTAAAATTCTGATACTAATCATGTAGAATTAATTAGAATAATCGATCAATATTAATCGAGTGAGAGCTATGTTTATCGGTATATATAcatcatacatacatatatatatatatatatatatattaattttgtctTCTAGAAGTTCTGATATTCTCTTGTGCCACTTGACACATAACCTTTTGTGAATCGTGATCGATCTAATTTTGACGATCATGTGTATGATTCAGACTGATGATTACCCAGCTTGCAGTGAAGCAAGTTGGAACCAAAGCTCGGGACCATCAAGATTCTTAATCTCCATCCATAAGGTCTGCAGTTGTCAAAGAAGTATAAACCCTTAGCATCCATAAGTCCTTAACTTGCaactctttgtttttttttaaaggaatcATTGTGATCTAGGTGCAACAAAGTGTATATATGACATTCCCATCATGTAAGAAAAGAGAGATAAGTGCAATAAGGTGTACACTCTGCTGAACCTAGGTGTCAAACTATCATCGggtataaaaacataaaattggaaattaatatatgttcaTTTTGTAAATATTCATTATTCTTAATTACCTAGTAATTCCATTAGTTGCACTTCTTTTTATTTAGGCCCAAAATTTTTCTATTACTCATCTCAAAATTGATGTTTATCATTTTCTTAAGGATAATACTTGGATACTCATTAGTGAGTATCACCTTTTGATTTTGTCCAATGATATTCTAACACTTTTTTATGTTAGacatgttatttaatttttcttggatTTAAAAAACAAGGAACACATGATTTTTTTATTGAGCCAAATCAGAAAGTGAATACATACTTACTAatgaataattaaatattatccTTCCCTTAAGATGACCTAGCTAGTCTACTTTGTTAATTGGATATTGTTATTCATACACCTATTTTAAGTCatacacacccttgttaattttttgttgttgatcttcttcaattcattgaaTTCGACAATCGAAAATTGAGGaatgtgtaaaaagtaaaaagtagATGTATGGATATCACTACCTGTTaaattaacaaaacaaattaCAGTGCATCTGATGACGTAGCCCTAGGGGAGAAATTTATAGTGCTATCACTTATAAGTTATAGGTAAGTTATTggtgaagaaataaataaaataaggggGGAAAACTGTTAAATTCACaagacacaaacacaaattaagatatggttatggatggtcCATGTGGATCCTTGATGACTCACGTATATAACAAAAAAGACATTTATTTATTAGCATCACAACAACATTCTTGGTTCTGGAGTGGTTCTTGGCGTTTTGGTGTTAAAAGCAAAACAATTAGGCATGCATACTCATAACTAATTTGTTTACAAATAATAGAAAAAGACAACAACGTTACTCACGTAGGGCCTGTAAATTACAGGAATAAATCATTTTCCGATTGCTAATTAATCTTCGTTGTCAATACATTCAACAGTCCGTACGTACTACATTTCAAAACTCAAAGACTCAAAAGTCTCCCGGTGTTACTTTCAAACCCTAATCAAACATTAATATATAGATTAGGGACCACAGTACAAAATAATTAGAGTAAACATTAAGCAAGAGATATTTCCGTAATACAATAGTATCTATGGCTCTAGCATTCTAGCTGCTCGTACGCCTATGTGTGATTGTTCTTCGTTGATGGATGTAAGCATGGAGCTTATAGATTTACATTCATCAACGATAATTATTGATCACACACTGGATCATGTTTTAGCTGTTGATGAATGCATGTGAAATTCATGCGACAAGTTTATGTATAGACGCAATGAAATCtcattcatcaaagaagaaagtgaGAGAGGGAAGGAAAGGGGAGGGGATTTGGAGAGGAACTTGCCAAAGAGGAATTTTTCAGTGTGTCTGGAACACATGGTagtataccatatgtaattatataactgaaggaaaattttattttttaagtgttCCTCTACTTATGTAATAACATGTGATACCACTCTATATTTCGGACAcaatgaaatttttatttttttttccaaaatgcACAACCTCAAAAGTTGAAGTTGATAATGCATAAACCCCGAGTCACCCGACATAGTAAAGAAGGTTAGACCAATGTATGTGGCTTAATTTTGCTGTAGATCCCAATCATGCATATGTATATCTCCTATAGTTTATCTACTCAGAGATTCTTtctttatttaataattattttattaatttcaaattacattaaaattcaGTCACAGAGAACCAGCACTACATCAACAATACTTTGTACTTAAGGTATTCACCCCGCCACAATAAAAAAGTTTATactgaaaataaactaaaaatgcTAAATGCTCATAACTAGTTCAGTTATAATCCTCTTGCTgcaaataaccattaaatttcTAGAGAGAGTGCATAACATCATAATAGAAAATAAGTTATTCATCCAGTAACAACCACAAAAATAATGCAAATATGCACATAAGTCAACACGCTTAGTTAAATGAACCAACATAAAATAAACTCAAAACTACGAGCTCTCACAGAGTCAGATTGACATCATCTTTGGATCTCAAGATGGACCCATCAATCCTGACCACTCAATTTAAATCATTCGGCCACCATTAGCCCCATCCCACTAGCCCACCTTACACATAAAACCACATCTTATCTCTCTCTTGAATGATCCGAATTGTTGAGCCAATGAGCTCCGGAGTTTAAGATCCAGAGTTTGAGAATCGGACAATCCCACCGAGTCATGttcatttttcatttgtaagAACTTAAAAGATTAATTTGATAggtagttgaggatgaattcaCTTTTCACGTAGGTTGTGCGCATGGCATGAGCTGTTAATATCACCACCATATTGATAATATAATAATGGTACAGTATTTatagaaaattattattaaaacttcACAAATTTAACTGTGCATTTCTCATAAGAGTACCAGCACAACTCCATGAGAGGGTACATCAACAATACTTTGTACTTAAGGTATTCACCCCGCCACAATAAAAAAGTGTATactgaaaataaactaaaaatgcAAACACATGCGTAAAAGTAAATGCTCATAACTAGTTTAGTTATAATCCCCTTGCTGCAAATAACCAGTAAATTTTTAGAGAGAGTGCATCAACATCATAATAGAAAATAAGTTATTCATCCAGTAACAACCACAAAAATAATGCAAATATGCACATAAGTCAACACACTTAGTTAAACGAACCAAcataaaataaacttaaaactataAGCTCTCACAGAGTTAGATTGACATCATCTTTGGATCTCAAGACGGACCCATCAATCCTGACCACTCAATTTAAATCATCTGGCCACCATTAGCCCCATCCCACTAGTCCACCTTACACATAAAACCACGCCTTATCTCTTTCTTGCATGATCCGGATTGCTGAGTTAGTGAGCTCCAGAGTTTAAGATCCAGAATTTGAGAATCAGAGATGATCTCAATCCCACCGAGTCATgttcatttttcatttataagaaCTTAAAAGATTAATTTGATAggtagctgaggatgaattcaCTTTTCAAGTAGGTTGTGCGCATGGTATGAGCAGTTATTGATAGTATAATAATGGTAtagtatatatagaaaattatTATTGAAACTCCACAAATTTAACTGTACACTTCTAATAAGAgtaattttctttctaaatatagaaagtttggagtgcacaattaaatttttgaagtgtcaataatagttttatatttatatactatcaatataatagaaataagttatcaatccaCTATTAATACAGGTCATGCGCAATTCACGTGCATAACCCGCGTGCGCAGGAGAGAATTTCTGGGTAGATGAGTACCTTAACAAAGTTTAGGTTTTTGTTGGGAATGGGATTGGTTTCTAGGCTATTATAAATGGGCCACAAATTGGAAGCCCAATAATATAGTCTCCAACTCTGAATTATGGGATCCACAAAAATTGATAGATTTGGATATGGACCATGCTATCTCAAGCCCAACTGAAGAATAACCAAAACGCAGCGTTTTGCCACTCTGAACCGCCCAGTAGAGCGACTTCGACGTGACGATGTCGGCAGCTCGTTTAACCAATCGCCACTTGGACCGCATTCGGAGCTTCGAGCAGCAGGTGAGGTGACCCACTCCATCGCTCACCGCTCAATTCCAATTTCCAAATACccgaaaacccaaaaaaagaagaaaaaaaaatctcggTTCagttctctgtctctctcctcttcgcagctcagagagagagggagaggattGAGGACTCTGCCCATCTCTCACTTGAAAATTTAATTCGAAATCGCCCCCTGCAATCGGTAAGATCGTAACCCGCTTTTGTTTTTTCATGTTTGATTGTTTGACTTTTGATTTGGATCTTGCGGGGTTGATTTTCCGGAACTGGAGCTAAATATTTCAGATGGGGATTCTTTTTAGCTGTTAAAGTTTGGATCTTTTTcgaattttatgtaaattatggaTTGTTTGATTATTTTAATTGGGGTTTTGGGGGTGCAGTAATTTTGTAATGTTTGGCTGATTCTTCTGAATGTTCTGGTTATTTGAACTCATAGATGTAATGGGTAGATGCATCTGTGATTAGTTTAATCCCAAAGTATAAAATGTGATTAGTTTATTGCAAGTGCGGTTTAAAAAAGTCCAGTTTCCTGATAAATTTACTGTGTGTTTTTCTTCAGGTCTGAGTTTTACTAATGCCTCAGtgtatcttcatcatctttgctttgagaTACTGCTAAGTAATTTTAGTTAGTGATGATGTGTTAGTGAAACGGTGgttgtggtaaaaaaaaatgtggaattTTGCATCCAGCTGCATAGCTGGAAGTGTTGGATTGAAAAACGATCCTCTAAAGCCGACGCAAGCAGCTCTCGAATGTTCTGATGACGAGAGTTCTTCGGTTGTTGGCAGAGAGGAAGGACTAGAGTGCCCCATATGCTGGGAATCATTCAACATTGTTGAAAATGTGCCCTACGTTTTATGGTGTGGCCATACCCTCTGTAAGAATTGCATTCTGGGATTGCAATGGGCGGTTGTGAAATTCCCCACTTTACCGGTTCAGCTTCCGCTTTTTATCTCCTGCCCTTGGTGCAATCTATTGTCCTTCCGGCTCGTTTACAGGGGAAATCTCAGATTCCCTCGCAAGAACTACTTTCTTCTCTGGATGGTTGAGAGCATGAATGGTGATAGGGGGCCGAAATCTAGTTCTACCTTCTCTGGTGATAATCAGTCAGTCTGGCCGGCTAATGGAAATGTATCCGTCGGAACTCAAACGAGCCACGGTACCCACAGGAGGGGGCAACATATTCGCCATATTGAACAATCTGGGT
Protein-coding sequences here:
- the LOC103404488 gene encoding uncharacterized protein; amino-acid sequence: MWNFASSCIAGSVGLKNDPLKPTQAALECSDDESSSVVGREEGLECPICWESFNIVENVPYVLWCGHTLCKNCILGLQWAVVKFPTLPVQLPLFISCPWCNLLSFRLVYRGNLRFPRKNYFLLWMVESMNGDRGPKSSSTFSGDNQSVWPANGNVSVGTQTSHGTHRRGQHIRHIEQSGSNHNRGPVNNFLSVERLHSSIRKSLFFFVHLTAKFPLVVIFLLIILYVIPACAAILALYIVITVVFALPSFLLLYFAYPSLDWLVREILT